From Apis mellifera strain DH4 linkage group LG5, Amel_HAv3.1, whole genome shotgun sequence, the proteins below share one genomic window:
- the LOC724743 gene encoding PRKC apoptosis WT1 regulator protein isoform X9 — protein MPCDFPLDKPNQALAFWPPSFVLVQHSDITGMASSSVSQEDFDNDFELTSRRSRIRTARARVVPPRTGDSSSINFQKNAQNTEESQGVCDTSSNSVLPPEHDNQQNKPIMRKQDKRVPGRPTHINKGKQQRDRRKLREKRRSTGVVHLPSTESTGGSTGEDEEDLSGTCLETKHNTHHNEFLDHELIEERTAKMFTQRRNKRHYRTSYRSCINRHSCHSDLEADDEEFDSLNQSDSVNQSDHGNHEPQSSVNATNQPRLSTPTGDNPHELIERAQEENRRLLSLLEDRDHKIMALEARLLQQQHEMTIERERLREENAALIRAMAALASN, from the exons ATGCCTTGTGACTTTCCCTTAGACAAACCTAATCAAGCACTCGCTTTTTGGCCTCCAAGTTTTGTGCTGGTCCAACATAG CGATATAACAGGCATGGCATCCAGCTCCGTTAGTCAGGAGGATTTTGATAATGACTTCGAATTAACATCTAGAAGATCTAGAATTAGGACTGCAAGAGCACGAGTTGTTCCACCTAGGACAGGAGATTCTTCTTCCATAAACTTTCAAA AAAATGCACAAAATACAGAAGAATCTCAAGGTGTGTGTGATACAAGTTCGAATAGTGTGCTTCCACCAGAACATGATAATCAACAAAATAAACCAATAATGAGGAAACAGGATAAACGGGTACCTGGCCG GCCAACGCACATAAACAAGGGAAAGCAGCAACGCGATCGACGGAAGCTTCGAGAAAAAAGGCGAAGTACCGGAGTAGTACATTTACCATCAACGGAG AGTACAGGAGGTAGTACAGGAGAAGATGAGGAAGATCTTAGTGGCACTTGTCTTGAAACTAAACACAACACACATCACAATGAGTTCCTTGATCATGAACTCATAGAA GAACGGACAGCAAAAATGTTTACACAAAGGCGAAACAAAAG GCATTACCGTACTTCCTACAGGTCATGTATAAATAGGCACAGTTG CCATTCCGATTTGGAGGCAGATGACGAGGAATTCGATTCCTTGAATCAGTCTGACAGTGTCAATCAATCAGACCATGGAAATCATGAACCACAATCCTCTGTGAATGCTACGAATCAACCAAGACTGTCTACTCCAACAGGAGACAATCCACacgaa ttGATAGAACGAGCCCAAGAAGAAAATAGGAGACTACTGTCTCTGTTAGAAGATCGGGATCATAAAATAATGGCTCTCGAAGCTCGGTTGCTTCAACAACAACATGAAATGACTATAGAACGGGAACGACTTCGGGAGGAGAACGCTGCGTTAATTCGTGCGATGGCAGCCCTGGcgagtaattaa
- the LOC724743 gene encoding PRKC apoptosis WT1 regulator protein isoform X5: MSSDITGMASSSVSQEDFDNDFELTSRRSRIRTARARVVPPRTGDSSSINFQKNAQNTEESQGVCDTSSNSVLPPEHDNQQNKPIMRKQDKRVPGRPTHINKGKQQRDRRKLREKRRSTGVVHLPSTESTGGSTGEDEEDLSGTCLETKHNTHHNEFLDHELIEERTAKMFTQRRNKRHYRTSYRSCINRHSCHSDLEADDEEFDSLNQSDSVNQSDHGNHEPQSSVNATNQPRLSTPTGDNPHELIERAQEENRRLLSLLEDRDHKIMALEARLLQQQHEMTIERERLREENAALIRAMAALASN, from the exons ATGTCCAG CGATATAACAGGCATGGCATCCAGCTCCGTTAGTCAGGAGGATTTTGATAATGACTTCGAATTAACATCTAGAAGATCTAGAATTAGGACTGCAAGAGCACGAGTTGTTCCACCTAGGACAGGAGATTCTTCTTCCATAAACTTTCAAA AAAATGCACAAAATACAGAAGAATCTCAAGGTGTGTGTGATACAAGTTCGAATAGTGTGCTTCCACCAGAACATGATAATCAACAAAATAAACCAATAATGAGGAAACAGGATAAACGGGTACCTGGCCG GCCAACGCACATAAACAAGGGAAAGCAGCAACGCGATCGACGGAAGCTTCGAGAAAAAAGGCGAAGTACCGGAGTAGTACATTTACCATCAACGGAG AGTACAGGAGGTAGTACAGGAGAAGATGAGGAAGATCTTAGTGGCACTTGTCTTGAAACTAAACACAACACACATCACAATGAGTTCCTTGATCATGAACTCATAGAA GAACGGACAGCAAAAATGTTTACACAAAGGCGAAACAAAAG GCATTACCGTACTTCCTACAGGTCATGTATAAATAGGCACAGTTG CCATTCCGATTTGGAGGCAGATGACGAGGAATTCGATTCCTTGAATCAGTCTGACAGTGTCAATCAATCAGACCATGGAAATCATGAACCACAATCCTCTGTGAATGCTACGAATCAACCAAGACTGTCTACTCCAACAGGAGACAATCCACacgaa ttGATAGAACGAGCCCAAGAAGAAAATAGGAGACTACTGTCTCTGTTAGAAGATCGGGATCATAAAATAATGGCTCTCGAAGCTCGGTTGCTTCAACAACAACATGAAATGACTATAGAACGGGAACGACTTCGGGAGGAGAACGCTGCGTTAATTCGTGCGATGGCAGCCCTGGcgagtaattaa
- the LOC724743 gene encoding PRKC apoptosis WT1 regulator protein isoform X3, with the protein MSRYFFDITGMASSSVSQEDFDNDFELTSRRSRIRTARARVVPPRTGDSSSINFQKNAQNTEESQGVCDTSSNSVLPPEHDNQQNKPIMRKQDKRVPGRPTHINKGKQQRDRRKLREKRRSTGVVHLPSTESTGGSTGEDEEDLSGTCLETKHNTHHNEFLDHELIEERTAKMFTQRRNKRHYRTSYRSCINRHSCHSDLEADDEEFDSLNQSDSVNQSDHGNHEPQSSVNATNQPRLSTPTGDNPHELIERAQEENRRLLSLLEDRDHKIMALEARLLQQQHEMTIERERLREENAALIRAMAALASN; encoded by the exons ATGTCCAGGTATTTTTT CGATATAACAGGCATGGCATCCAGCTCCGTTAGTCAGGAGGATTTTGATAATGACTTCGAATTAACATCTAGAAGATCTAGAATTAGGACTGCAAGAGCACGAGTTGTTCCACCTAGGACAGGAGATTCTTCTTCCATAAACTTTCAAA AAAATGCACAAAATACAGAAGAATCTCAAGGTGTGTGTGATACAAGTTCGAATAGTGTGCTTCCACCAGAACATGATAATCAACAAAATAAACCAATAATGAGGAAACAGGATAAACGGGTACCTGGCCG GCCAACGCACATAAACAAGGGAAAGCAGCAACGCGATCGACGGAAGCTTCGAGAAAAAAGGCGAAGTACCGGAGTAGTACATTTACCATCAACGGAG AGTACAGGAGGTAGTACAGGAGAAGATGAGGAAGATCTTAGTGGCACTTGTCTTGAAACTAAACACAACACACATCACAATGAGTTCCTTGATCATGAACTCATAGAA GAACGGACAGCAAAAATGTTTACACAAAGGCGAAACAAAAG GCATTACCGTACTTCCTACAGGTCATGTATAAATAGGCACAGTTG CCATTCCGATTTGGAGGCAGATGACGAGGAATTCGATTCCTTGAATCAGTCTGACAGTGTCAATCAATCAGACCATGGAAATCATGAACCACAATCCTCTGTGAATGCTACGAATCAACCAAGACTGTCTACTCCAACAGGAGACAATCCACacgaa ttGATAGAACGAGCCCAAGAAGAAAATAGGAGACTACTGTCTCTGTTAGAAGATCGGGATCATAAAATAATGGCTCTCGAAGCTCGGTTGCTTCAACAACAACATGAAATGACTATAGAACGGGAACGACTTCGGGAGGAGAACGCTGCGTTAATTCGTGCGATGGCAGCCCTGGcgagtaattaa
- the LOC724743 gene encoding PRKC apoptosis WT1 regulator protein isoform X1, translating into MSRYFFDITGMASSSVSQEDFDNDFELTSRRSRIRTARARVVPPRTGDSSSINFQKNAQNTEESQGVCDTSSNSVLPPEHDNQQNKPIMRKQDKRVPGRVFSVVSCLHRPTHINKGKQQRDRRKLREKRRSTGVVHLPSTESTGGSTGEDEEDLSGTCLETKHNTHHNEFLDHELIEERTAKMFTQRRNKRHYRTSYRSCINRHSCHSDLEADDEEFDSLNQSDSVNQSDHGNHEPQSSVNATNQPRLSTPTGDNPHELIERAQEENRRLLSLLEDRDHKIMALEARLLQQQHEMTIERERLREENAALIRAMAALASN; encoded by the exons ATGTCCAGGTATTTTTT CGATATAACAGGCATGGCATCCAGCTCCGTTAGTCAGGAGGATTTTGATAATGACTTCGAATTAACATCTAGAAGATCTAGAATTAGGACTGCAAGAGCACGAGTTGTTCCACCTAGGACAGGAGATTCTTCTTCCATAAACTTTCAAA AAAATGCACAAAATACAGAAGAATCTCAAGGTGTGTGTGATACAAGTTCGAATAGTGTGCTTCCACCAGAACATGATAATCAACAAAATAAACCAATAATGAGGAAACAGGATAAACGGGTACCTGGCCG TGTCTTTAGTGTCGTATCCTGTTTGCACAGGCCAACGCACATAAACAAGGGAAAGCAGCAACGCGATCGACGGAAGCTTCGAGAAAAAAGGCGAAGTACCGGAGTAGTACATTTACCATCAACGGAG AGTACAGGAGGTAGTACAGGAGAAGATGAGGAAGATCTTAGTGGCACTTGTCTTGAAACTAAACACAACACACATCACAATGAGTTCCTTGATCATGAACTCATAGAA GAACGGACAGCAAAAATGTTTACACAAAGGCGAAACAAAAG GCATTACCGTACTTCCTACAGGTCATGTATAAATAGGCACAGTTG CCATTCCGATTTGGAGGCAGATGACGAGGAATTCGATTCCTTGAATCAGTCTGACAGTGTCAATCAATCAGACCATGGAAATCATGAACCACAATCCTCTGTGAATGCTACGAATCAACCAAGACTGTCTACTCCAACAGGAGACAATCCACacgaa ttGATAGAACGAGCCCAAGAAGAAAATAGGAGACTACTGTCTCTGTTAGAAGATCGGGATCATAAAATAATGGCTCTCGAAGCTCGGTTGCTTCAACAACAACATGAAATGACTATAGAACGGGAACGACTTCGGGAGGAGAACGCTGCGTTAATTCGTGCGATGGCAGCCCTGGcgagtaattaa
- the LOC724743 gene encoding PRKC apoptosis WT1 regulator protein isoform X2: protein MSSDITGMASSSVSQEDFDNDFELTSRRSRIRTARARVVPPRTGDSSSINFQKNAQNTEESQGVCDTSSNSVLPPEHDNQQNKPIMRKQDKRVPGRVFSVVSCLHRPTHINKGKQQRDRRKLREKRRSTGVVHLPSTESTGGSTGEDEEDLSGTCLETKHNTHHNEFLDHELIEERTAKMFTQRRNKRHYRTSYRSCINRHSCHSDLEADDEEFDSLNQSDSVNQSDHGNHEPQSSVNATNQPRLSTPTGDNPHELIERAQEENRRLLSLLEDRDHKIMALEARLLQQQHEMTIERERLREENAALIRAMAALASN from the exons ATGTCCAG CGATATAACAGGCATGGCATCCAGCTCCGTTAGTCAGGAGGATTTTGATAATGACTTCGAATTAACATCTAGAAGATCTAGAATTAGGACTGCAAGAGCACGAGTTGTTCCACCTAGGACAGGAGATTCTTCTTCCATAAACTTTCAAA AAAATGCACAAAATACAGAAGAATCTCAAGGTGTGTGTGATACAAGTTCGAATAGTGTGCTTCCACCAGAACATGATAATCAACAAAATAAACCAATAATGAGGAAACAGGATAAACGGGTACCTGGCCG TGTCTTTAGTGTCGTATCCTGTTTGCACAGGCCAACGCACATAAACAAGGGAAAGCAGCAACGCGATCGACGGAAGCTTCGAGAAAAAAGGCGAAGTACCGGAGTAGTACATTTACCATCAACGGAG AGTACAGGAGGTAGTACAGGAGAAGATGAGGAAGATCTTAGTGGCACTTGTCTTGAAACTAAACACAACACACATCACAATGAGTTCCTTGATCATGAACTCATAGAA GAACGGACAGCAAAAATGTTTACACAAAGGCGAAACAAAAG GCATTACCGTACTTCCTACAGGTCATGTATAAATAGGCACAGTTG CCATTCCGATTTGGAGGCAGATGACGAGGAATTCGATTCCTTGAATCAGTCTGACAGTGTCAATCAATCAGACCATGGAAATCATGAACCACAATCCTCTGTGAATGCTACGAATCAACCAAGACTGTCTACTCCAACAGGAGACAATCCACacgaa ttGATAGAACGAGCCCAAGAAGAAAATAGGAGACTACTGTCTCTGTTAGAAGATCGGGATCATAAAATAATGGCTCTCGAAGCTCGGTTGCTTCAACAACAACATGAAATGACTATAGAACGGGAACGACTTCGGGAGGAGAACGCTGCGTTAATTCGTGCGATGGCAGCCCTGGcgagtaattaa
- the LOC724743 gene encoding PRKC apoptosis WT1 regulator protein isoform X6, with translation MSRYFFDITGMASSSVSQEDFDNDFELTSRRSRIRTARARVVPPRTGDSSSINFQKNAQNTEESQGVCDTSSNSVLPPEHDNQQNKPIMRKQDKRVPGRVFSVVSCLHRPTHINKGKQQRDRRKLREKRRSTGVVHLPSTESTGGSTGEDEEDLSGTCLETKHNTHHNEFLDHELIEERTAKMFTQRRNKSHSDLEADDEEFDSLNQSDSVNQSDHGNHEPQSSVNATNQPRLSTPTGDNPHELIERAQEENRRLLSLLEDRDHKIMALEARLLQQQHEMTIERERLREENAALIRAMAALASN, from the exons ATGTCCAGGTATTTTTT CGATATAACAGGCATGGCATCCAGCTCCGTTAGTCAGGAGGATTTTGATAATGACTTCGAATTAACATCTAGAAGATCTAGAATTAGGACTGCAAGAGCACGAGTTGTTCCACCTAGGACAGGAGATTCTTCTTCCATAAACTTTCAAA AAAATGCACAAAATACAGAAGAATCTCAAGGTGTGTGTGATACAAGTTCGAATAGTGTGCTTCCACCAGAACATGATAATCAACAAAATAAACCAATAATGAGGAAACAGGATAAACGGGTACCTGGCCG TGTCTTTAGTGTCGTATCCTGTTTGCACAGGCCAACGCACATAAACAAGGGAAAGCAGCAACGCGATCGACGGAAGCTTCGAGAAAAAAGGCGAAGTACCGGAGTAGTACATTTACCATCAACGGAG AGTACAGGAGGTAGTACAGGAGAAGATGAGGAAGATCTTAGTGGCACTTGTCTTGAAACTAAACACAACACACATCACAATGAGTTCCTTGATCATGAACTCATAGAA GAACGGACAGCAAAAATGTTTACACAAAGGCGAAACAAAAG CCATTCCGATTTGGAGGCAGATGACGAGGAATTCGATTCCTTGAATCAGTCTGACAGTGTCAATCAATCAGACCATGGAAATCATGAACCACAATCCTCTGTGAATGCTACGAATCAACCAAGACTGTCTACTCCAACAGGAGACAATCCACacgaa ttGATAGAACGAGCCCAAGAAGAAAATAGGAGACTACTGTCTCTGTTAGAAGATCGGGATCATAAAATAATGGCTCTCGAAGCTCGGTTGCTTCAACAACAACATGAAATGACTATAGAACGGGAACGACTTCGGGAGGAGAACGCTGCGTTAATTCGTGCGATGGCAGCCCTGGcgagtaattaa
- the LOC724743 gene encoding PRKC apoptosis WT1 regulator protein isoform X8 — protein sequence MSRYFFDITGMASSSVSQEDFDNDFELTSRRSRIRTARARVVPPRTGDSSSINFQKNAQNTEESQGVCDTSSNSVLPPEHDNQQNKPIMRKQDKRVPGRPTHINKGKQQRDRRKLREKRRSTGVVHLPSTESTGGSTGEDEEDLSGTCLETKHNTHHNEFLDHELIEERTAKMFTQRRNKSHSDLEADDEEFDSLNQSDSVNQSDHGNHEPQSSVNATNQPRLSTPTGDNPHELIERAQEENRRLLSLLEDRDHKIMALEARLLQQQHEMTIERERLREENAALIRAMAALASN from the exons ATGTCCAGGTATTTTTT CGATATAACAGGCATGGCATCCAGCTCCGTTAGTCAGGAGGATTTTGATAATGACTTCGAATTAACATCTAGAAGATCTAGAATTAGGACTGCAAGAGCACGAGTTGTTCCACCTAGGACAGGAGATTCTTCTTCCATAAACTTTCAAA AAAATGCACAAAATACAGAAGAATCTCAAGGTGTGTGTGATACAAGTTCGAATAGTGTGCTTCCACCAGAACATGATAATCAACAAAATAAACCAATAATGAGGAAACAGGATAAACGGGTACCTGGCCG GCCAACGCACATAAACAAGGGAAAGCAGCAACGCGATCGACGGAAGCTTCGAGAAAAAAGGCGAAGTACCGGAGTAGTACATTTACCATCAACGGAG AGTACAGGAGGTAGTACAGGAGAAGATGAGGAAGATCTTAGTGGCACTTGTCTTGAAACTAAACACAACACACATCACAATGAGTTCCTTGATCATGAACTCATAGAA GAACGGACAGCAAAAATGTTTACACAAAGGCGAAACAAAAG CCATTCCGATTTGGAGGCAGATGACGAGGAATTCGATTCCTTGAATCAGTCTGACAGTGTCAATCAATCAGACCATGGAAATCATGAACCACAATCCTCTGTGAATGCTACGAATCAACCAAGACTGTCTACTCCAACAGGAGACAATCCACacgaa ttGATAGAACGAGCCCAAGAAGAAAATAGGAGACTACTGTCTCTGTTAGAAGATCGGGATCATAAAATAATGGCTCTCGAAGCTCGGTTGCTTCAACAACAACATGAAATGACTATAGAACGGGAACGACTTCGGGAGGAGAACGCTGCGTTAATTCGTGCGATGGCAGCCCTGGcgagtaattaa
- the LOC724743 gene encoding PRKC apoptosis WT1 regulator protein isoform X4 encodes MASSSVSQEDFDNDFELTSRRSRIRTARARVVPPRTGDSSSINFQKNAQNTEESQGVCDTSSNSVLPPEHDNQQNKPIMRKQDKRVPGRVFSVVSCLHRPTHINKGKQQRDRRKLREKRRSTGVVHLPSTESTGGSTGEDEEDLSGTCLETKHNTHHNEFLDHELIEERTAKMFTQRRNKRHYRTSYRSCINRHSCHSDLEADDEEFDSLNQSDSVNQSDHGNHEPQSSVNATNQPRLSTPTGDNPHELIERAQEENRRLLSLLEDRDHKIMALEARLLQQQHEMTIERERLREENAALIRAMAALASN; translated from the exons ATGGCATCCAGCTCCGTTAGTCAGGAGGATTTTGATAATGACTTCGAATTAACATCTAGAAGATCTAGAATTAGGACTGCAAGAGCACGAGTTGTTCCACCTAGGACAGGAGATTCTTCTTCCATAAACTTTCAAA AAAATGCACAAAATACAGAAGAATCTCAAGGTGTGTGTGATACAAGTTCGAATAGTGTGCTTCCACCAGAACATGATAATCAACAAAATAAACCAATAATGAGGAAACAGGATAAACGGGTACCTGGCCG TGTCTTTAGTGTCGTATCCTGTTTGCACAGGCCAACGCACATAAACAAGGGAAAGCAGCAACGCGATCGACGGAAGCTTCGAGAAAAAAGGCGAAGTACCGGAGTAGTACATTTACCATCAACGGAG AGTACAGGAGGTAGTACAGGAGAAGATGAGGAAGATCTTAGTGGCACTTGTCTTGAAACTAAACACAACACACATCACAATGAGTTCCTTGATCATGAACTCATAGAA GAACGGACAGCAAAAATGTTTACACAAAGGCGAAACAAAAG GCATTACCGTACTTCCTACAGGTCATGTATAAATAGGCACAGTTG CCATTCCGATTTGGAGGCAGATGACGAGGAATTCGATTCCTTGAATCAGTCTGACAGTGTCAATCAATCAGACCATGGAAATCATGAACCACAATCCTCTGTGAATGCTACGAATCAACCAAGACTGTCTACTCCAACAGGAGACAATCCACacgaa ttGATAGAACGAGCCCAAGAAGAAAATAGGAGACTACTGTCTCTGTTAGAAGATCGGGATCATAAAATAATGGCTCTCGAAGCTCGGTTGCTTCAACAACAACATGAAATGACTATAGAACGGGAACGACTTCGGGAGGAGAACGCTGCGTTAATTCGTGCGATGGCAGCCCTGGcgagtaattaa
- the LOC724743 gene encoding PRKC apoptosis WT1 regulator protein isoform X7, with product MASSSVSQEDFDNDFELTSRRSRIRTARARVVPPRTGDSSSINFQKNAQNTEESQGVCDTSSNSVLPPEHDNQQNKPIMRKQDKRVPGRPTHINKGKQQRDRRKLREKRRSTGVVHLPSTESTGGSTGEDEEDLSGTCLETKHNTHHNEFLDHELIEERTAKMFTQRRNKRHYRTSYRSCINRHSCHSDLEADDEEFDSLNQSDSVNQSDHGNHEPQSSVNATNQPRLSTPTGDNPHELIERAQEENRRLLSLLEDRDHKIMALEARLLQQQHEMTIERERLREENAALIRAMAALASN from the exons ATGGCATCCAGCTCCGTTAGTCAGGAGGATTTTGATAATGACTTCGAATTAACATCTAGAAGATCTAGAATTAGGACTGCAAGAGCACGAGTTGTTCCACCTAGGACAGGAGATTCTTCTTCCATAAACTTTCAAA AAAATGCACAAAATACAGAAGAATCTCAAGGTGTGTGTGATACAAGTTCGAATAGTGTGCTTCCACCAGAACATGATAATCAACAAAATAAACCAATAATGAGGAAACAGGATAAACGGGTACCTGGCCG GCCAACGCACATAAACAAGGGAAAGCAGCAACGCGATCGACGGAAGCTTCGAGAAAAAAGGCGAAGTACCGGAGTAGTACATTTACCATCAACGGAG AGTACAGGAGGTAGTACAGGAGAAGATGAGGAAGATCTTAGTGGCACTTGTCTTGAAACTAAACACAACACACATCACAATGAGTTCCTTGATCATGAACTCATAGAA GAACGGACAGCAAAAATGTTTACACAAAGGCGAAACAAAAG GCATTACCGTACTTCCTACAGGTCATGTATAAATAGGCACAGTTG CCATTCCGATTTGGAGGCAGATGACGAGGAATTCGATTCCTTGAATCAGTCTGACAGTGTCAATCAATCAGACCATGGAAATCATGAACCACAATCCTCTGTGAATGCTACGAATCAACCAAGACTGTCTACTCCAACAGGAGACAATCCACacgaa ttGATAGAACGAGCCCAAGAAGAAAATAGGAGACTACTGTCTCTGTTAGAAGATCGGGATCATAAAATAATGGCTCTCGAAGCTCGGTTGCTTCAACAACAACATGAAATGACTATAGAACGGGAACGACTTCGGGAGGAGAACGCTGCGTTAATTCGTGCGATGGCAGCCCTGGcgagtaattaa